From Athene noctua chromosome 19, bAthNoc1.hap1.1, whole genome shotgun sequence, one genomic window encodes:
- the MYO1C gene encoding unconventional myosin-Ic isoform X4, translating to MESALTARDRVGVQDFVLLENFTSEAAFIENLRKRFKENLIYTYIGSVLVSVNPYKELEIYSKQNMERYRGVSFYEVSPHLYAIADNSYRSLRTERKDQCILISGESGAGKTEATKKILQYYAVTCPASQQVETVKDRLLQSNPVLEAFGNAKTLRNDNSSRFGKYMDVQFDYRGAPVGGHILNYLLEKSRVVHQNHGERNFHIFYQLLEGGEEDLLRRLGLEKSPQQYHYLVKGHCARVSSINDKNDWKIVRRALSIISFNDNEVEDLLSIVASVLHLGNVQFAADEQGNAQVTTENQIKYLARLLAVEGSVLRDALIHKKIIAKGEELISPLNLEQAAYARDALAKAIYGRTFSWLVNKVNKSLAYKEGEFPGWRSTTVLGLLDIYGFEVFQHNSFEQFCINYCNEKLQQLFIELTLKSEQEEYESEGIAWEPVQYFNNKIICDLVEEKFKGIISILDEECLRPGDATDTTFLEKLEETVKNHPHFLTHKLADQKTRKSLGREEFRLSHYAGDVTYSVAGFLDKNNDLLFRNLKETMCNSENPIINQCFDRTELTDKKRPETAATQFKNSLSKLMEILMSKEPSYIRCIKPNDAKQADRFDEVLIRHQVKYLGLMENLRVRRAGFAYRRKYEVFLQRYKSLCPETWPTWDGRPHDGVAVLVKHLGYKQEEYKMGRTKIFIRFPKTLFSTEDALEVRKQSLATKMQATWRGFYRRKKFLHMKHSAIAIQSWWRGTLGRRKAAKKKWAVETIRRFIKGFIYRNHPRCPENEYFLDYIRFSFLMNLKRNLPKSVLDKSWPTPPPSLCEASQLLRQLCMQNMVWTYCKRISPEWKQQLEQKVIASEIFKGKKDNYPQSVPRLFINTRLGNEEINTKVLQALENEAIKYAVPVIKYDRKGYKARARQLLLTQNAVVIVEESKIKQRIDYANLTGISVSSLSDNLFVLHVHCEDNKQKGDVVLQSDHVIETLTKTAMQADKVNNVNINQGSIKFTVGQGKEGIIDFISGSELLIAKAKNGHLTVVAPRLNSR from the exons ATGGAGAGTGCTCTGACAGCCCGCGACCGTGTCGGGGTGCAGGATTTTGTCCTGCTTGAGAACTTCACCAGCGAAGCAGCATTTATTGAAAATCTGCGCAAGCGCTTCAAGGAGAATCTGATCTAT ACGTACATTGGCTCGGTTCTGGTGTCTGTTAATCCGTACAAGGAGCTGGAAATCTACAGCAAACAGAACATGGAGCGATACCGTGGTGTCAGCTTCTATGAAGTTTCTCCTCACCT CTACGCTATCGCAGACAATTCCTACCGCTCCCTGCGCACGGAGAGGAAGGATCAGTGCATCCTCATCTCCGGGGAGAGCGGGGCTGGCAAGACAGAGGCCACCAAGAAGATCCTGCAGTACTACGCCGTGACCTGCCCAGCCAGTCAGCAGGTCGAGACCGTGAAGGACCGCCTGTTACAGTCCAATCCCGTCCTGGAG GCCTTTGGAAATGCGAAAACCCTTCGGAATGACAACTCCAGCCGATTTGGGAAATACATGGATGTGCAGTTTGATTACAGG GGGGCTCCTGTCGGGGGCCACATCTTGAACTACCTCCTGGAGAAGTCCCGAGTTGTGCACCAGAATCATGGAGAGAGGAACTTCCACATTTTCTACCAGCTGctagaaggaggggaggaggaccTACTGCGAAGGCTGGGCCTTGAGAAGAGCCCACAACAGTATCACTATTTAGTAAAG GGTCACTGTGCAAGAGTCAGTTCCATAAATGATAAAAATGATTGGAAGATTGTGCGAAGAGCCCTGTCCATTATAAGCTTCAATGACAACGAGGTGGAG GATTTACTGAGCATTGTGGCTAGTGTCCTGCATTTGGGGAACGTGCAGTTCGCTGCTGATGAGCAAGGAAATGCTCAAGTCACTACAGAGAATCAGATTAAATACCTGGCTAGG CTTCTGGCAGTTGAGGGCTCTGTTCTTCGAGATGCCTTGATCCACAAGAAGATCATAGCAAAAGGAGAAGAG CTCATCAGTCCCCTGAACCTGGAGCAGGCAGCCTACGCGAGGGATGCGCTTGCTAAGGCCATCTACGGACGCACTTTCTCCTGGCTGGTGAACAAGGTTAACAAGTCTCTTGCTTACAAG GAAGGAGAGTTTCCAGGCTGGAGAAGTACAACAGTCCTAGGATTGCTTGATATCTATGGATTTGAGGTTTTCCAGCACAACAG CTTTGAGCAATTTTGTATTAATTATTGTAATGAAAAATTGCAGCAGCTCTTCATAGAGCTCACGTTAAAGTCAGAACAAGAGGAATACGAGTCAGAAGGCATAGCG TGGGAACCAGTTCAGTATttcaataacaaaataatttgtgattTGGTGGAGGAAAAATTCAAAGGCATCATTTCTATTCTG GATGAAGAGTGTCTGAGACCGGGGGATGCCACAGATACAACATTCTTGGAGAAACTGGAGGAAACTGTGAAGAACCACCCTCATTTTCTCAC GCACAAGCTCGCTGACCAGAAGACTCGCAAGTCCCTGGGGCGGGAGGAGTTCCGGCTGTCACACTACGCTGGAGACGTCACCTACAGCGTCGCAG gtTTTCTAGATAAAAACAATGACCTTCTCTTTCGGAACCTGAAGGAG ACCATGTGCAACTCTGAGAATCCTATTATAAACCAGTGTTTTGACAGGACAGAGCTGACAGACAAAAAGAGACCTGAAACG gCAGCAACTCAGTTTAAAAACAGCCTCTCCAAGCTCATGGAAATTCTGATGTCCAAAGAACCCTCCTACATTCGTTGCATTAAACCTAACGATGCTAAACAGGCTG ATCGATTTGATGAAGTTCTAATCCGGCATCAAGTGAAATACCTCGGGTTGATGGAGAACCTCAGAGTGCGCAGAGCCGGGTTTGCATATCGCAGAAAATATGAAGTTTTCCTGCAGAG GTACAAATCCCTTTGTCCAGAAACGTGGCCCACGTGGGACGGACGGCCCCACGATGGGGTGGCTGTGCTGGTGAAACATCTTGGCTACAAACAGGAAGAATACAAAATGGGACG AACAAAGATTTTTATCCGCTTTCCCAAGACCTTGTTCTCTACAGAAGATGCTCTGGAAGTGAGGAAGCAGAGTCTGG CAACAAAAATGCAGGCCACATGGAGAGGTTTCTACCGTCGGAAGAAATTCCTGCACATGAAACACTCAG CCATAGCCATCCAGTCCTGGTGGCGGGGAACCTTGGGACGCCGAAAAGCTGCCAAGAAGAAGTGGGCAGTAGAGACTATCAGAAG GTTCATTAAAGGTTTTATTTACCGGAACCACCCTCGCTGCCCAGAGAATGAGTATTTCCTTGATTACATCCGCTTCTCCTTCCTCATGAACCTCAAACGTAATTTACCAAAAAGTGTTTTGGACAaatcctggccaactccccccccATCACTCTGTGAG GCATCCCAGCTCCTGCGACAGCTCTGTATGCAGAACATGGTCTGGACCTACTGCAAGAGAATCAGCCCAGAGTGGAAGCAGCAG TTGGAACAAAAAGTAATTGCCAGTGAAATTTTTAAGGGTAAAAAAGACAATTACCCTCAGAGTGTTCCTAGACTCTTCATCAACACGCGACTTG GTAATGAAGAGATAAATACTAAAGTCCTTCAGGCTTTAGAAAATGAGGCCATTAAG TATGCAGTTCCTGTGATCAAGTATGACCGGAAAGGATACAAAGCAAGAGCACGGCAGCTGCTTCTTACTCAAAATGCCGTTGTCATAGTTGAAGAATCCAAAATCAAACAACGGATCGACTATGCCAACCTGACAG